The Methanomassiliicoccales archaeon DNA segment TCGCTTTCGAGGGTGCCTTCATGGCCACTGTCTTCTTCTGGACGGCCGCCGATCTCGGCGCCTCTGGCTCGGAATATGTCGAGCCGTCCTCTGTTCCGATCTTGAATTGTCCTGCGATCTTCTGGAGGTTCGTGGACATCTCCGACAGGGCCTGTGCCCTGGCGGTCATGTCCTCCATGCTGGCGGTCAGTTCTTCGGTCGAAGCGGCCGATTCCTCCGCAGATGACGCGGTCTCCTCCGCTATGCTAGCGATACCGTCGACCGACCTGGCCGCCCTCTGGGTACCTTCCTTCTGCGAATTCATAAGGTTGGAGATCTCGATGACCCCGGTTGTGGTCGTGGCGGACAGACCCTGGATGTCTCCGAAGGCCTTTCCGGTCATCTCGACGAACTGCATGCCTTCCGCGGTCTCCTTGGTGCCGCGGTGCATCGCCTCCACCGCTTTGGCGGTCTCGCCCTGGACCTCCTTGATCATCTTGGCGATGCGCTCAGCGGCC contains these protein-coding regions:
- a CDS encoding methyl-accepting chemotaxis protein, whose protein sequence is VVVESAKVIESLGKRSEEIGEIVDVITNISDQTNLLALNAAIEAARAGDQGRGFAVVAEEVKNLAEDSREAAERIAKMIKEVQGETAKAVEAMHRGTKETAEGMQFVEMTGKAFGDIQGLSATTTTGVIEISNLMNSQKEGTQRAARSVDGIASIAEETASSAEESAASTEELTASMEDMTARAQALSEMSTNLQKIAGQFKIGTEDGSTYSEPEAPRSAAVQKKTVAMKAPSKAKRADEARMPTKVKEALRKRGIEAEN